TTTTTACTAATTCCGCTAATGGGTCTTGTAATCTTCTACCAATACTAATTGCACCTCTGACAGTAACATCTAATTCAGGAAACTCTTCTAGTGCCACTTTGCTGGCTGAATATATGGAAGCACCAGATTCATTTACCATGACTTTAACTGGTTTACGTTCGCAATTTGCTAATACTTCTGCGACAAATTCATCTGTTTCACGGGATGCTGTTCCGTTCCCAATGGCTATTAATTCAATTTTGTATTTTTCGATTAAGTTTTTGATGGTTTGCGCTGCTTTTTTCCGTTGTTCGGCTGCTTGGTGCGGAAATACGGCTTGATATTCTAAGAATTGACCCGTTTGATCCAAAACGGCAACTTTACACCCAGTCCTAAAACCTGGATCTAGGGCTAAGGTTGGTTTCATTCCTGCGGGTGCGGATAGCAATAATTCCCGCAAGTTTGTTTCAAAGGTTTTGATAGATTCGATGTCAGAATATGTTTTTTTCTCAGAAATTACTTCACCGATCAGAGAGATTTTCATTAAGCGGTTAAAAGCATCTTTTAACATCGGTTGATAAAAATCTCGAATTGTTCTAACTTTGGTTTTAATTTCTTGGGATTCTAAGTATGATAGAACAAAATCTTCATCAAAAGCAATTTCAAAGTTTAAGATTTTCTCAGCTTCACCCCGACACAAAGCCAGCATATTATGGGGGGCGATGTTTTTAACTTTGATTTGATAGTTACGGTACATTTCAAATTTGGTTGTACCTTCGGGATGTTCATCTTTAATACGGGAAATAAACACACCTTCTGCTAACAAATAATCCCGTAAATAGGCGCGTAATTCTGCTTTTTCGGCAACTTCTTCGGCTAAGATATCTGATGCGCCTTTTAATGCTTCTTCGGCAGTTTTTACACCTTTTTCTTCAGAAACATACTTTGCGGCTTCTATTGCTAATTCCGCTGATACACCATTTTTAACATTTAATGATTTAATAAATGCTGCTAAAGGTTCTAGTCCTTTCTCTCTAGCGATAGTGGCACGAGTGCGACGTTTTGGTTTATATGGTAGGTATAAATCCTCAAGTTCTGTTTTTTGCAGACAAGAGGCGATTTTCTGTTGTAGTTCGTCTGTGAGTTTATCTTGTTGGGCGATCGCATTTAAAATCACCTGCTTCCTTTCTTCTAATTCTGTTAAGTATGTATGCCTATCAGCTAAGTCCCGCAACTGCACTTCATTCATCTCGTTCGTGCGTTCTTTGCGGTAACGTGCAATAAAGGGAATTGTCGCACCCTCAGCTAAGAGTTCCAGCGCGTTTTGCACCTGATGGGGTTTAAGTTCTAGTTCAGTTGCTAGTAGTTGAGGAATGTTCAACATTAGGTGTTTCAGTTAAAAATGCTACTCAAAAAGGTAATATGCTAGATCAGTATGCTAGTACAAGCCCGGAAACTCAGATAATTTACCAAATAATTACCTCATCTGAACCGATTCATATCCTAAGTTTAAACAAAGTATTGTGAGGAAAACATACTTAAGTGTATAATCAATTCTTATTTCCAATATAGGTTGAAACTATAGCTTTCAACCATTAGGCTGTTAGTTCAGGATTTAGTAAAATGCCTTTGTTTTTTCTGATTCCATTATTTACTGGTTTCATAACTGGTTATTTTTTGAACAAGAAAAATGATGAGATTGCTTATATTGCAGGTGTATTTACAGCTGTCACGCTGATTCTGAGCCTCATTTTAGCACCTTGGCAAATTCAGTTGGGTTTGTTAGTTTTTGTACTTTTCGGTAGTAACAAACTGTTGCGGAAAATTTATTAAAAGAACAGAATTCAGGAGTCAGGAGTAATTACAGCAGAAGGCAGGAGGCAGGAATAAAACTGGCTTGGTGTCTGCTTTTAAACTTAAATGCTGTACCTCATTGATCTGCAATCTGCTATAACCCTCTTCTGTCACTCTCCCAAAACACTTGCCATTTCTGAATTCTGGAACAGTTGTGTGGAAAGCGATCGCTCAGTTATTTCGGAATATAATTTCCACAAGGCGAACAGATGACGAAATTGTGGACACAGACACTTCAAACGATTGATATTACCTCTCTTTGAGATTTTTTATTAGTAGGAAAATCCGGAAAGTGACAGAAGAGGGATAATTATGAATTAATTGCTCCTCTAACTAAAATCACTGTACTTTCAATACCGGAAGCGATATTTTCGGGAATATTACCTTGAATTGCTTGTTGTAATAAACCCTCACGAGAAGCACCCAAAACTACAACATCATAACCTTCTGTTTTCACTAAATTAATTACGCCTTCGCAAACAGAATCAGCTTGTATAGGTTCAGCCACAACGGTACTGTGTAAGTTGCGACGACGCATTAACTGACGTGTAGATTCTTCTAAGAATTGCATATTTGGCTTTAATTCTGATGGTTTAAATACTTGAGTGAGGCGAATTTCGGTATCATTTCCCAATGTCACTAAAGCAGGTAGTAATTTAATGGCCATGGGTGCATTTGGTCCCCCTGCCATCGGTACTAACCAACGGTTAAAATGCTTAGAGTCAGAAATATTACCTAATTTTACTAAGACAACATCACAAGCAGCTTGACGAATTATGGTATCTACAACTGTGCCGAAAATCCTTCCAGGGGTGAAAGTATTGCCTTTCCAACCCATGAAAATTAGGTCTATGTGACGTTCCTTAATTGTCTCTAAAATCGCCTGGGCGACATCATGGGCGACTCGTATTTGTGTATGTATGGGAATGTGCGATTTTTTGGCTAAAGCTTCCGCGTGTCGGAGTAAGCGGCGACTTTTTGTGGTTCTTACTTCTGTTTCCGATGGAGAACTATGACGAGATACGAGGATGATTTGTAAACACTCTAGTTCATAATGGCGATCGCGAGCAATAGTAATAGCCATTTGTAATAAAGTATCTGCTGTTTCTGGGTTAGCTACTGTTACTAATAATCTACCTCTACCAATATTAGGCGATCGCGTTTGGTATACTACATAAGAAGGTTCTGGTTGGGGTCCAGAAACTCCATTTTCACAATTAAGATGATCTGCTTCTGCTCGAATTATATCTGCACGGGTAATAATGCCAATTAGTTTTTTTCTTTCCACCACTGGTAAACGACTAATTTGATAGCGGTCTAATAAATATAAAACATCACCTAATGTTTGCTTGGGTTTAACTGTCACTGGTTCCGGTGTCATAATTTCCCTTAAAGCAAAAAGATTAGGTGAGTAACGATTTTGTAAATCTGATTGAGTGACAATTCCTACTAATTTGCTTTCTTCAACCACCGGAAAACCCCGATGATGAGAACGAGAAAACGCTTGAATAACTTCATCTATAGACATCTCTGTCTCTAGAGTTTCCACCCGTTGCTGCATCACATCCTGGGCTGTTAACTGAGTTAATATTCCTTCTAGGGGAGCTTTTTTTTGAATTTCGATGCCATTCAATTGTAAAAGTTTGTCATATAGAGAACCAGGTACTACCTTATCTGCTACTAAATAAGATGTGACAGAAACAATCATTAAAGGTAATACTAAATTGAAATCTGTCGTCATTTCAAACACAATCACAATAGCTGTAATTGGTACTTTAGAAACCGCGCTAAAAAATCCCCCCATTCCTGCTAAAGCGTAGGTAGTAGGAGAACCTAAACCCCAAAGTTGTAACTCACACACCCCAACTATGTGACCTAAACAAGAACCTAAAATCAAACTAGGTGCAAATAATCCCCCTGGTGCGCCCGAACCAAAGGCAATTAAGGTTAAAATAAATTGAGCAATGAAAGTGATCACTGCAAATAAAAGATTAGGTTGACTAACAATCATATACTCCCGTAAACCAGCATTATCACGATAATATTCCGGGAGTAAGGCCACGATTACACCAGAAACAAAGCCAGCTAAAGCCACCCGTAGGGCTAAACTAATGTGTAACCTACGATAAGTTTTAATGCTAAAAATTAACCCACGATTAAATACTGCACCTAGCAACCCTGCCAAAATACCCAATAGTAAAAAAATAGGAATTTCTAGCAGAGAGAACTGGCTAGAATAGTTCATTAATTCCAGGTTCAATTGCAAACTACCACCGCCTAACAACCGGGAAATTACCCCACCGATAAAACAGGCGATGATTGCAGTTCCTAAAGTCAGTCCTGATAAATCTTGTAGTAACTCTTCAATAATAAATAATACCCCAGCAATGGGGGCGTTAAAAGCAGCGGATAAACCAGCACCCGCACCCGCAGCAATCATTTGGCGACGATGGTCTGGGGAAGTGGGAACCCAACGACTCATTCCTGCTGCTAAACCTGCCCCGACTTGGACTGTGGGACCCTGTCTTCCTAATGTAATACCCGAACCCAAGGCGATGATAGCACTGATTAGCTTGATAAATGCCACCCGCCAGCATAACTTGATAGGTATATTGGCGAGACTGGCTTTGACTTGAGGAATACCGCTACCTGCGGCTTCTGGTGCTAACCTTTGCACCAACCAACCAGCAAAAAACCCAAAGGTCATGCCAATTAAGGGTAAGGTTAGCCAAGCTGGTAAAAATTGGGTGCTGTGAACGCGCCATGTTCCCAACCAACCTGAACCTTGTTTGAGTAACACTGCGGATAAAGCAGCGACAATTCCAATCATACAAGCTTCAGCGTTAGGGTTGCCTATTAAGGATATCGCTAAACCTTTTTTAGACTGCCATAAGTTGCGAAACCTTTGGGTTAGCATGGTCAGGGAAATCATAAATTTTAAATTCTAATTCTATCAAGATTGAGGATAATTTTTGAAGTAATCTTGTAACCAAGTGTAGCTTTGTGTAAGT
The genomic region above belongs to Anabaena sphaerica FACHB-251 and contains:
- a CDS encoding chloride channel protein; its protein translation is MISLTMLTQRFRNLWQSKKGLAISLIGNPNAEACMIGIVAALSAVLLKQGSGWLGTWRVHSTQFLPAWLTLPLIGMTFGFFAGWLVQRLAPEAAGSGIPQVKASLANIPIKLCWRVAFIKLISAIIALGSGITLGRQGPTVQVGAGLAAGMSRWVPTSPDHRRQMIAAGAGAGLSAAFNAPIAGVLFIIEELLQDLSGLTLGTAIIACFIGGVISRLLGGGSLQLNLELMNYSSQFSLLEIPIFLLLGILAGLLGAVFNRGLIFSIKTYRRLHISLALRVALAGFVSGVIVALLPEYYRDNAGLREYMIVSQPNLLFAVITFIAQFILTLIAFGSGAPGGLFAPSLILGSCLGHIVGVCELQLWGLGSPTTYALAGMGGFFSAVSKVPITAIVIVFEMTTDFNLVLPLMIVSVTSYLVADKVVPGSLYDKLLQLNGIEIQKKAPLEGILTQLTAQDVMQQRVETLETEMSIDEVIQAFSRSHHRGFPVVEESKLVGIVTQSDLQNRYSPNLFALREIMTPEPVTVKPKQTLGDVLYLLDRYQISRLPVVERKKLIGIITRADIIRAEADHLNCENGVSGPQPEPSYVVYQTRSPNIGRGRLLVTVANPETADTLLQMAITIARDRHYELECLQIILVSRHSSPSETEVRTTKSRRLLRHAEALAKKSHIPIHTQIRVAHDVAQAILETIKERHIDLIFMGWKGNTFTPGRIFGTVVDTIIRQAACDVVLVKLGNISDSKHFNRWLVPMAGGPNAPMAIKLLPALVTLGNDTEIRLTQVFKPSELKPNMQFLEESTRQLMRRRNLHSTVVAEPIQADSVCEGVINLVKTEGYDVVVLGASREGLLQQAIQGNIPENIASGIESTVILVRGAINS
- a CDS encoding Tex family protein, giving the protein MLNIPQLLATELELKPHQVQNALELLAEGATIPFIARYRKERTNEMNEVQLRDLADRHTYLTELEERKQVILNAIAQQDKLTDELQQKIASCLQKTELEDLYLPYKPKRRTRATIAREKGLEPLAAFIKSLNVKNGVSAELAIEAAKYVSEEKGVKTAEEALKGASDILAEEVAEKAELRAYLRDYLLAEGVFISRIKDEHPEGTTKFEMYRNYQIKVKNIAPHNMLALCRGEAEKILNFEIAFDEDFVLSYLESQEIKTKVRTIRDFYQPMLKDAFNRLMKISLIGEVISEKKTYSDIESIKTFETNLRELLLSAPAGMKPTLALDPGFRTGCKVAVLDQTGQFLEYQAVFPHQAAEQRKKAAQTIKNLIEKYKIELIAIGNGTASRETDEFVAEVLANCERKPVKVMVNESGASIYSASKVALEEFPELDVTVRGAISIGRRLQDPLAELVKIDPKSIGVGQYQHDVDQKLLKKKLDETVESCVNYVGVDLNTASKELLTFVSGITPTVANNIIAYRNQNGAFKNRKQLLKVAKLGPKAFEQAAGFLRIRDGENPLDNTAVHPESYSLVQSIATDLQVPLNQVTQIAERLKKTNLRKYVTDTIGEPTLRDILSELEKPGRDPRAEFKYATFKEGIKEIRDLSVGMELEGIVTNVANFGAFVDIGVHQDGLVHISQLADRFVDDPNKIVKVGQVVKVQVLEINEKLKRIGLSMKAVKQ